The Bartonella bovis 91-4 sequence AAGAAATACGATCTTTGATTGAAAGACTTCTTGAGAGAGGACACGCTTATATAGCAGGAAATCATGTATTATTTTCTATAAATAGTATGGGGGACTATCCCCGTTATGGTGAATTTGCAAAACGATCGCTTAATGAAATGAGAGCAGACTCACGCATAGATATTGCTATTTATAAAAAGGAGAAAATGGATTTTGTTTTATGGAAACCTTCTCAGGAATGGGAACCAGGTTGGCCATCACCAGCAGGAATTCCTGGTTTAGGGCGCCCGGGTTGGCATATTGAATGCTCAGCAATGTCGATGGCAAAGTTGTTGGCTCCTTATGGTGGTGGTTTAAATTGTGATGATCCTGCAGCAAATGTTTTTGATATCCATGGTGGTGGTATTGATTTGCTTTTTCCTCATCATGAAAATGAAATTGCACAAAGTTGTTCAGCTTTTGGGACTGAGCGAATGGCTAATTTTTGGATGCATAATGGTTTTTTGCAGGTTGAAGGCCAAAAAATGTCTAAAAGCCTTGGTAATTTTATCACTATTCGTACTTTATTAGAAAGTGATTTTTTTGAATTCAATGATGCTTTGACAGATGAAATAAGACAAAGCTGGGCGGGTTTGTCTATCCGTTTTTCAATGTTGCAAACTCATTATCGTGAACCTCTCAATTGGACAGCTCATCGTTTAGCGCAATCTAGTAGCGAATTATATCGTTGGTATGAGTTGCTTCGTGATAAGACAGATTGTTTAGATAATAATGAATCTATAGATGAATCTTTAATTAATACATTAAGTGACGACCTTAACACTTCAAATGCATTTACTATTTTACGAAAATTTTATAAAGAAGGAAATGCTATAGCTCTTGCACGTGGTATGGATTTATTTGGGTTGTTACGGCAGGAATGGGTTCAGGAAATAGAATGTCCACTTTTTGTTAAAAAGACATGCCTTGATTCAAAATTTATTGATCAGTGTATTGCCGAAAGGTTACGACTTATCCATAATAAAGAATGGGAAGCTGCGGATAAAATTCGTGATGAGCTTGCGGTAGGAGGGATCTCATTAAAAGATGGAAAAGATCCGCAGACTGGCGAGCGTATTACTACGTGGGAGATAAAATGACAATAATTCCCGTATTCCAGCAGCTTTCATAAAAAGGAGAGAGTTTGATGGAATTTTTACATTTTTATGGATATATCGCGTTTAAGTTAGTTGTGGGTCTTATTGCTTTTTTGTTGATTTTAAGAACAACAGGTCGCGGTAATCTCAGTCAAATGACGCCAATCGATTTGGTGAGTAATTTTGTAATGGGGGGCATTATTGGAGGGATTATTTATAATCCAAGTATTAGTAGTATTCAATTATTGCTTGTTTTATTTATTTGGCAAACTTTAATTACATCTCTTAATTTTTTTGCACGATATTCGGTTTTTTTTCACCGACTTATTGCGGGAGGAAGTGTTGTATTAGTTTCAGATGGTATATTTCAAATAGATAAAATTAAGCGTTTGCGCATTAGTATAAGCGATCTAATTACAATATTACGTATTAAAGGCTGTAGTTTGCATGAGGCAGCTTTTGTTCGTTTGGAAACCAATGGTGATTTTTCTGTAATTAAAAAGGAAGAAGGCAAGAGATCTACTATTGTAGTACAAAATGGTGAAATTCTTGAAGAAGGCCTTAAAGCAATTAATAAATCAAAAACGTGGCTTAAAACAGAATTGAAAAAAAAGTATGTAAAAGTAGAAGATTTATTCGCAGCAGAATGGTACGAAAATACAGATAAAAACGATAAATCCTATAGCGGATTGTTTCTTGTTCCTTTGTCTAAAATAGTCTAACCTTAAATATTCCGTAAGCACATAGGTTTTTTAGAGGTGAAGGAAAGATATAAATAATCTATGAAGAGCAGTTTTAAGAATTATTTTTTGCATGTTTATAAATAATAAAAGAAATTAAAGGCTTTATGAAACAGAATGAAATAGTAAAAACCATTTCAGTAGATTCAGATCAAACTCTACGCACCCTTTATAATTTGTGGCCTTATATGTGGCCATCAGCTAGGTCTGATCTGAAAATGCGTGTGGTATGGGCAATATTTTATCTTATTTTGTCCAAACTTATTCTCATATCTGTGCCATATTTTTTTAAATATGCTACAAATGCGCTAGATGTAAATTTTTTTCAGCTATTTGCGAGGCCTTCATCCATTTGGGTCATACCTATTATGTTGGTGTTGGCATATAATGTTGCTCGCATCGTTCAAGCTGGATTAAATCAGTTACGTGATTCTCTTTTTGCAACTGTTGGTCAATACGCTATTCGTCAATTAGCATATAAGACTTTTGTTCATATTCATGGATTGTCTTTGCGCTTCCATTTAGAGCGGCGAACTGGTGGGCTTTCTCGTGTGATTGATCGTGGCACAAAGGGAATTGAGGCCCTTGTTCGATTTTCAATTCTTAATACAGTGCCGACCATTTTAGAATTTGTTTTAACAGCATTTGTTCTTTTGATAAATTATGGGTGGCGCTATTTTCTTGTTGTTGTGGTGGTGGTTGGCTTGTATACTTGGTTTACAATCAAGGCGAGCGATTGGCGCATTAATATTCGGCAAGAAATGAATACGGCTGATACTGAAGCAAATACACGTGCAGTTGATTCTCTTTTGAATTTTGAAACAGTCAAGTATTTTGGCAATGAAGCTCTAGAAGCAAGCCGATTTGATTCTTCTATGGCGGGATATGAAAAAGCTGCAACAAAAATCTGGACATCTTTAAGCTGGCTTAATTTTGGTCAAGCTCTTATTTTTGGCATTGGAATGACAATCCTGATGTTAATGTCGGCTTACGAAGTTTTGCATATGACGCAAACTTTAGGAGACTTTGTTTTTATTAATGCGCTTTTAATACAACTTTCCATTCCGTTGAATTTTATTGGCTCGATTTATCGTGAAGTTCGGCAGAGTTTAAGTGATATTGAAGCTATGTTTGATCTTTTAGATGTTCAGCAAGAAATTGTTGATAAACCAGATTCTAAACCATTGATAGTGAGTAATGGTACTATTCGATTTAATCAGGTAAAATTTTCCTATGATTCAGATCGTTCAATTCTCAAAGATATTGATTTTGAAATTCCTGGAGGTAAAACAGTTGCAATTGTTGGGCCGTCAGGCGCTGGTAAATCAACGATTTCTCGATTACTTTTTCGATTTTACGATATAGAGTCAGGCTCGATAATGATTGACGGACAGGATATTCGGGATGTAACTCAAAAAAGTTTACGTGAAGCAATCGGTATGGTGCCGCAAGATACAGTTTTATTTAATGATACCATTGAGTATAATATTCGTTATGGGCGCCCTAGTGCAACAGATGAAGAGATGCGCAAAGCTGCTGAAATGGCACAGATATTAAAATTTATTGAAATGCTTCCAGAAGGTTTTCAATCCACAGTAGGTGAACGAGGTCTTAAATTATCCGGTGGTGAAAAACAACGTGTGGCGATTGCGCGGACACTTTTAAAAGCGCCTCCACTTCTTATTTTGGACGAAGCAACTGCAGCTCTTGATACGACGACAGAACAAGAAATTCAGCGAGCGTTGGATATTATAAGCCGTGGTCGTACGACATTGATTATTGCTCATCGTCTTTCTACTGTTATTAATGCTGATGAAATCTTAGTATTAAAAAATGGTCGTATTATTGAGAAAGGAAATCACACTGATCTTTTGAGCAAGAAAGGTTTATATGCTTCTATGTGGAATAAGCAACTTGAAGCTTCACAGGCTGAAGAGAAATTACGCAAAATACGTGAAGAAGATGAACTAGGCATTGTTAATCGTAAGAAATGATCTAACATGGAAATCATATCTAGTTTTATATAAAGTAATTGATTAAATATACAAAAGAGAAGAGGGGAAAAATAGGAGTTATTTATTGTTCAATCATTCTTAAATAGGAAATTATATGCGTATTGTTCAATCTATCTGTAATGGTTTTGTCCCAATTCATAAAGAAGGCTATCCTTTTATTATAACATTTTTTATTATTTCACTCGTTTTTAGTTGGATATGGAGCCCGTTGTTTTGGTTTGGCCTTATTTTAACAGTTTGGTGTATATATTTTTTTCGTGATCCAGAGCGTATAACGCCTATAAATTCAAATTGGATTATTTCTCCTGCTGATGGCCGTATTTCGTGTATTAAATCATGCGTTCCTCCTGAAGAGTTAGGGTTGGGGAGCAACGAAATGATTTGTGTTTCTGTTTTTATGAATCTTTTTTCATGCCATATAAATCGCATTCCTATAAGCGGTACAATAGAATCTATTGTTTATCATCCGGGTAAGTTTGTGAATGCTGAGCTTGATAAAGCCAGTCAATTTAACGAGCGTAATGGGGTGGTAATTAACAGCGAACACGGCAAGATTGGTGTTGTACAAATAGCAGGATTGATTGCTCGTCGAATTGTTTGTTGGTCTCAAAAAGATGATGCCGTTATTACTGGGCAACGTTTTGGGTTGATACGTTTTGGTTCTCGTCTTGATGTTTATATGCCTACTGAAGTAAAATTATGTGTCGGTGTTGGTCAGGTAGCAATTGCTGGAGAAACAGTTTTAGGTTCTTTTGGTGATGCTGCTGAGATAACTGATTTTAGACGAGATTAGGATGAGTCATGAAATTTTTTTCGCTATTTTCTTCATTTGATCCTGAAGAGCAACGTGGCGATATTACGCATCGGTTACGTTCACCCATGCCGATGCGGTTTGTTATTCCTAATATTATCACTATTTTAGCAATTTG is a genomic window containing:
- the cysS gene encoding cysteine--tRNA ligase, which encodes MGNLRFYNTLTRKKEDFTPIDAARVRLYVCGPTVYDYAHIGNARSVIVFDILFRLLRHVYEKDHVVYARNITDVDDKINARAVQKYPELALNDAIRQLTECTYDQFQKDTAALGCLLPTSQPRATDHLEEIRSLIERLLERGHAYIAGNHVLFSINSMGDYPRYGEFAKRSLNEMRADSRIDIAIYKKEKMDFVLWKPSQEWEPGWPSPAGIPGLGRPGWHIECSAMSMAKLLAPYGGGLNCDDPAANVFDIHGGGIDLLFPHHENEIAQSCSAFGTERMANFWMHNGFLQVEGQKMSKSLGNFITIRTLLESDFFEFNDALTDEIRQSWAGLSIRFSMLQTHYREPLNWTAHRLAQSSSELYRWYELLRDKTDCLDNNESIDESLINTLSDDLNTSNAFTILRKFYKEGNAIALARGMDLFGLLRQEWVQEIECPLFVKKTCLDSKFIDQCIAERLRLIHNKEWEAADKIRDELAVGGISLKDGKDPQTGERITTWEIK
- a CDS encoding ABCB family ABC transporter ATP-binding protein/permease, with protein sequence MKQNEIVKTISVDSDQTLRTLYNLWPYMWPSARSDLKMRVVWAIFYLILSKLILISVPYFFKYATNALDVNFFQLFARPSSIWVIPIMLVLAYNVARIVQAGLNQLRDSLFATVGQYAIRQLAYKTFVHIHGLSLRFHLERRTGGLSRVIDRGTKGIEALVRFSILNTVPTILEFVLTAFVLLINYGWRYFLVVVVVVGLYTWFTIKASDWRINIRQEMNTADTEANTRAVDSLLNFETVKYFGNEALEASRFDSSMAGYEKAATKIWTSLSWLNFGQALIFGIGMTILMLMSAYEVLHMTQTLGDFVFINALLIQLSIPLNFIGSIYREVRQSLSDIEAMFDLLDVQQEIVDKPDSKPLIVSNGTIRFNQVKFSYDSDRSILKDIDFEIPGGKTVAIVGPSGAGKSTISRLLFRFYDIESGSIMIDGQDIRDVTQKSLREAIGMVPQDTVLFNDTIEYNIRYGRPSATDEEMRKAAEMAQILKFIEMLPEGFQSTVGERGLKLSGGEKQRVAIARTLLKAPPLLILDEATAALDTTTEQEIQRALDIISRGRTTLIIAHRLSTVINADEILVLKNGRIIEKGNHTDLLSKKGLYASMWNKQLEASQAEEKLRKIREEDELGIVNRKK
- a CDS encoding phosphatidylserine decarboxylase, yielding MRIVQSICNGFVPIHKEGYPFIITFFIISLVFSWIWSPLFWFGLILTVWCIYFFRDPERITPINSNWIISPADGRISCIKSCVPPEELGLGSNEMICVSVFMNLFSCHINRIPISGTIESIVYHPGKFVNAELDKASQFNERNGVVINSEHGKIGVVQIAGLIARRIVCWSQKDDAVITGQRFGLIRFGSRLDVYMPTEVKLCVGVGQVAIAGETVLGSFGDAAEITDFRRD
- a CDS encoding DUF421 domain-containing protein gives rise to the protein MEFLHFYGYIAFKLVVGLIAFLLILRTTGRGNLSQMTPIDLVSNFVMGGIIGGIIYNPSISSIQLLLVLFIWQTLITSLNFFARYSVFFHRLIAGGSVVLVSDGIFQIDKIKRLRISISDLITILRIKGCSLHEAAFVRLETNGDFSVIKKEEGKRSTIVVQNGEILEEGLKAINKSKTWLKTELKKKYVKVEDLFAAEWYENTDKNDKSYSGLFLVPLSKIV